In one window of Desulfonatronovibrio magnus DNA:
- a CDS encoding ATP-binding protein produces MRYKKEPAFINRQAELGYLSSWIEERPEHILFLYGPKSSGKTTLLYQFIKRNLPRTEYDIKHFNLRELLLINYESFLRAFFELKDSQQVKETRAIRPEGVQAQRGDAQGAGKQGTGSVHRHEAGVGKNHQKRQAPADYHRRVAGPG; encoded by the coding sequence ATGCGTTACAAAAAGGAACCCGCATTTATTAATCGGCAGGCCGAGTTGGGTTATCTCAGTTCCTGGATAGAAGAACGTCCGGAGCATATTCTGTTCCTTTACGGTCCCAAATCCAGCGGCAAGACCACGTTGTTATACCAGTTCATTAAACGTAACCTTCCCCGGACAGAGTATGACATCAAACATTTCAATCTGAGGGAGTTGCTGCTGATCAACTACGAGAGCTTCCTAAGGGCCTTTTTCGAGCTCAAGGACAGCCAACAGGTCAAGGAGACTCGGGCAATACGACCTGAAGGTGTTCAAGCTCAGCGTGGAGACGCTCAAGGGGCTGGAAAGCAGGGAACTGGATCCGTTCATCGTCATGAAGCGGGAGTTGGAAAAAATCACCAGAAAAGGCAAGCGCCCGCTGATTATCATCGACGAGTTGCAGGCCCTGGCTGA
- a CDS encoding ATP-binding protein, producing the protein MEKITRKGKRPLIIIDELQALAEIYFNGGRELLNEMFNFFVAMTKESHLCHVLIASSDGYFIERLYNDSKLRKTSELFEVDYLPKEDIVYWLNNLEKESNITDFTLTSEQIEYVWEHFGGSIWEISNLLGQFLKVCQDGMVPQEEMERVVARYVMQARSYFEEYAGLKKHRHSFFSEVNKSLAKGFFKETDLVALVESGVFTEDGLREELNGLVQKNFFYYNPTRAEYKLQGRSMEIGLGMFLHEVDAVRA; encoded by the coding sequence TTGGAAAAAATCACCAGAAAAGGCAAGCGCCCGCTGATTATCATCGACGAGTTGCAGGCCCTGGCTGAGATCTATTTTAATGGTGGCCGAGAGCTGCTCAACGAGATGTTCAACTTTTTCGTGGCCATGACCAAGGAATCCCATCTGTGTCACGTACTTATTGCCAGTTCTGACGGGTATTTTATTGAACGATTGTACAACGACAGCAAGCTCAGAAAGACCAGCGAACTGTTCGAGGTGGACTACCTGCCCAAGGAGGATATTGTTTACTGGCTGAACAATCTGGAAAAAGAGTCCAATATCACCGACTTTACCTTGACCAGTGAACAGATTGAATACGTCTGGGAGCATTTTGGGGGCAGCATTTGGGAAATATCAAACCTGCTCGGGCAGTTTTTGAAGGTGTGTCAAGACGGAATGGTTCCCCAGGAGGAAATGGAGCGTGTCGTTGCCAGGTATGTCATGCAGGCCAGGAGCTACTTTGAGGAGTATGCCGGTCTGAAGAAACATCGTCATTCTTTTTTTTCTGAAGTCAACAAGAGTCTTGCCAAAGGATTTTTCAAGGAGACTGACCTGGTGGCTCTTGTGGAAAGTGGTGTGTTTACCGAGGATGGGCTGCGAGAGGAATTGAACGGTCTGGTGCAGAAGAACTTCTTCTACTACAACCCCACCCGGGCAGAGTATAAACTCCAGGGGCGAAGCATGGAGATTGGATTGGGGATGTTTTTGCATGAAGTCGACGCAGTGCGCGCATAG
- a CDS encoding ATP-binding protein: MYKNRQIFSRLEEQSKNNKITLLIGARQVGKTTLLSEIYRRLPQDCPKLFLDLDVYSNYEKVSTYENCLNILKLNGYKPNHERRFFLFLDEFQRYSDISLVLKNLADHHPDVKIFASGSSSLAINERVQESLAGRKRTVRVYPLSFKEYLEFVDQSELLEKVNNISGVKSKNLKVLVPEVFTELEKFMIYGGYPEVAQVQDQEKEEVLASIFDLYVKKDLVDFLALDRIKHAKTLIQHLAINNGQETPYSQLAQVASINEKTAKNYVEILRETFIITVHTPFFTNRNKELVKTPKIYFLDNGVRNYFLNNFNGPQIRPDASFLFEGFVISELIKNGFKPDRLKFWRTKNRQEVDLVLNHDSGPVPVEIKYKSHLKVSDFQGLFTFCENYSQSQGLYLINPYNNQPSKEVCLLSPFELEGLNKFA; this comes from the coding sequence ATGTATAAAAACCGCCAAATATTTTCCAGATTAGAAGAACAGAGTAAAAATAATAAAATTACGCTTCTGATTGGAGCAAGGCAGGTTGGAAAGACAACCTTGCTCAGTGAAATATATAGAAGGCTTCCTCAAGATTGCCCCAAGCTGTTTTTAGACCTTGATGTGTACTCCAACTATGAAAAAGTGAGCACTTATGAAAATTGCTTGAATATTCTGAAGCTTAACGGGTACAAACCCAATCACGAGCGGCGCTTTTTTCTTTTTCTTGATGAATTTCAAAGGTATTCGGATATAAGTCTGGTTCTAAAAAATCTTGCGGACCATCATCCTGATGTAAAGATATTTGCTTCAGGCTCATCCTCACTGGCAATTAATGAGCGCGTCCAGGAAAGTCTGGCCGGACGTAAGCGAACTGTCAGGGTGTATCCTTTATCCTTCAAGGAATACTTAGAGTTTGTCGATCAAAGTGAACTGCTGGAAAAAGTCAACAATATTTCAGGGGTTAAAAGTAAAAATCTTAAAGTGCTGGTTCCTGAGGTATTTACTGAACTTGAAAAATTCATGATTTATGGCGGCTATCCTGAAGTCGCCCAGGTCCAGGACCAGGAGAAAGAAGAAGTTCTTGCTTCAATTTTTGATCTTTACGTGAAAAAAGATCTGGTGGACTTTTTAGCCCTGGACCGTATCAAACATGCCAAAACCCTCATTCAGCACCTGGCAATAAATAACGGTCAGGAGACTCCTTACAGTCAGCTGGCTCAAGTCGCCTCGATAAACGAAAAAACCGCCAAGAATTATGTGGAAATCCTGCGGGAAACCTTCATCATTACTGTCCATACTCCTTTCTTTACCAATCGCAACAAGGAGCTGGTCAAAACGCCCAAGATTTACTTTTTAGACAATGGAGTAAGAAATTATTTCTTGAATAACTTCAACGGCCCGCAAATCCGGCCAGACGCCTCTTTTTTGTTTGAAGGATTTGTGATTTCAGAGCTGATAAAAAATGGATTCAAGCCGGATCGCTTGAAATTCTGGCGAACAAAAAATCGACAGGAAGTTGATTTGGTTTTAAACCACGACAGCGGTCCAGTTCCCGTAGAGATCAAGTACAAGAGCCACCTGAAGGTATCTGACTTTCAGGGGCTTTTCACATTCTGTGAGAATTACAGCCAAAGCCAGGGGCTTTACCTTATTAATCCATACAATAATCAACCTTCAAAAGAAGTTTGCCTGTTATCACCATTTGAACTCGAAGGGTTGAATAAGTTTGCTTGA
- a CDS encoding type II toxin-antitoxin system HigB family toxin, translating to MNIVSRKTLNCYCEKYADARGSLLSWYDRVSKKKYSNHAKLKEDFPSADHVGDNRYVFHIKGNHFRLIVWIRFETGQILVKWFGPHAEYDKILAAEVSYDDPCH from the coding sequence GTGAACATAGTCAGCCGAAAAACACTGAATTGCTATTGCGAGAAATATGCTGATGCGAGAGGAAGCCTTCTATCTTGGTATGATCGCGTTTCGAAGAAAAAATACTCTAATCATGCGAAGCTGAAAGAGGATTTTCCAAGTGCTGATCATGTCGGCGACAATAGGTATGTATTCCATATAAAAGGAAATCATTTCAGGCTGATTGTTTGGATTCGGTTTGAGACAGGTCAGATACTTGTGAAGTGGTTTGGACCTCATGCCGAATACGATAAAATATTAGCAGCAGAGGTGAGTTATGATGATCCGTGCCATTAA
- a CDS encoding ATP-binding protein, whose protein sequence is MSELQPFTNIPPFINRDVEMRFLQSWIEEKPKNILFLYGPKSSGKTTLIYQFIERNLPRTEYDIKHFNLRKLLLINYESFLRAFFERKDSQQVKETRQYDLKVFKLSVETLKGLESRELDPFIVMEKELEKINKKGKRPLIIIDELQALAEIYFNGGRELINEMFNFFVAMTKESHLCHVLIASSDGYFIERLYNDSKLRKTSELFEVDYLPKEDIVYWLNNLEKESNITDFILTSEQIEYFWEHFGGSIWEISNLLGKMISIAQKSTVPRPEMERIVSRYMMQAKSYFKEYGALDPSRTALLREIYAAVSRNGCFDELALGGLLNNEVYADKKALQEELRYLVQQNFLYYNPTLAEYKLQGRSMEIGLGMFLHEVDAVRA, encoded by the coding sequence ATGAGCGAATTACAGCCTTTTACCAACATTCCACCTTTCATTAACCGCGACGTGGAGATGCGTTTTTTGCAGTCATGGATCGAGGAGAAGCCCAAGAATATCTTGTTCTTGTACGGCCCCAAATCCAGCGGCAAGACCACGTTGATTTACCAGTTCATTGAACGTAACCTTCCCCGGACAGAGTATGACATCAAGCATTTTAACCTGCGCAAATTGTTGCTGATCAACTACGAGAGCTTTTTGCGGGCCTTTTTCGAGCGTAAGGACAGCCAACAGGTCAAGGAGACCAGGCAATACGACCTGAAGGTGTTCAAGCTCAGCGTGGAGACGCTCAAGGGGCTGGAGAGCAGGGAGCTGGATCCGTTCATTGTCATGGAAAAGGAGCTGGAAAAAATCAACAAAAAAGGCAAGCGCCCGCTGATTATCATTGACGAGCTGCAGGCCCTGGCCGAAATCTATTTCAACGGCGGCCGAGAGTTGATCAACGAGATGTTTAACTTCTTCGTGGCCATGACCAAGGAATCCCATCTGTGTCACGTACTTATTGCCAGCTCGGACGGATATTTTATTGAACGATTGTACAACGACAGCAAGCTCAGAAAGACCAGCGAGCTGTTCGAGGTGGACTACCTGCCCAAGGAGGATATTGTTTACTGGCTGAACAATCTGGAAAAAGAGTCCAATATCACCGATTTTATCTTGACCAGTGAACAGATTGAATACTTCTGGGAACACTTTGGGGGCAGTATCTGGGAAATATCTAATTTGCTGGGAAAAATGATCTCAATAGCCCAGAAAAGCACTGTGCCCCGGCCCGAAATGGAGCGGATTGTTTCCCGATACATGATGCAGGCAAAGAGTTATTTCAAGGAATACGGAGCACTTGATCCCTCCAGAACTGCTTTGCTTCGTGAAATATATGCCGCTGTTTCCAGGAATGGTTGTTTCGATGAATTGGCTTTGGGCGGTTTACTGAACAATGAAGTTTATGCCGACAAGAAGGCTTTGCAGGAAGAGCTGCGCTACCTGGTGCAACAAAACTTCCTTTACTACAATCCAACTCTTGCGGAATACAAACTCCAGGGGCGAAGCATGGAGATTGGATTGGGGATGTTTTTGCATGAAGTCGACGCAGTGCGCGCATAG
- a CDS encoding ImmA/IrrE family metallo-endopeptidase, with protein sequence MMIRAIKTDADYEAALARVEEIFDSEPGSPEFDELEVWGTLIGAYEDENHPVPPPTPLEAIEFVMDQQGLKQKDLVPFIGSKSKVSEVLAGKRKLTLKMIRALHEGLGIPADTLLKEPGKKLPETLADVHWSQFPVREMAKRGWIKDAKDLMDRAEEAVRNLMAQVGQPDCLPTACYRCGISRTAADIDMYAVQAWLLGVQLKAQHIETTGTYDGNLDETFLSRLARLSMFSDGPQKAVEYLSSKGIKLVVEPHFPHTKLDGAAILQSGVPIVALTLRYDRIDNYWFTLLHECAHVIKHLSEDNSLILDDFESEAVDAREHEANILARDAVVPLETWENHKITKVKHPKKDHVIGLASQMEVHPALIAGRVRYERKKYNIFSNLVGNRDVRKLFA encoded by the coding sequence ATGATGATCCGTGCCATTAAAACAGATGCTGACTACGAAGCAGCGCTGGCTCGGGTCGAAGAAATTTTCGACTCGGAACCCGGTAGCCCTGAGTTTGACGAACTGGAGGTCTGGGGTACTCTCATTGGTGCATATGAAGATGAGAATCACCCTGTTCCGCCGCCAACTCCGCTTGAGGCTATTGAATTTGTCATGGACCAGCAGGGGCTGAAACAAAAAGACCTTGTTCCGTTTATTGGTTCAAAAAGCAAAGTATCTGAGGTGCTTGCTGGAAAAAGAAAGCTGACACTGAAAATGATACGTGCACTGCACGAAGGATTGGGTATTCCCGCAGACACTCTCCTGAAGGAGCCGGGTAAAAAATTGCCTGAGACCTTGGCTGACGTTCATTGGAGCCAATTCCCTGTAAGGGAAATGGCCAAACGTGGTTGGATTAAAGATGCCAAAGACTTGATGGATAGAGCCGAGGAGGCTGTGCGAAATCTCATGGCGCAGGTCGGCCAGCCAGACTGCCTGCCCACAGCGTGTTATCGTTGCGGGATTTCCAGGACTGCGGCTGACATCGATATGTATGCTGTTCAGGCGTGGCTGCTTGGGGTTCAGCTCAAGGCACAACATATTGAAACAACAGGTACCTACGACGGCAATCTGGATGAGACCTTTTTAAGTCGTTTGGCCAGGCTGAGTATGTTTAGCGATGGCCCGCAAAAAGCAGTTGAGTATCTCAGTTCAAAGGGGATTAAGCTGGTTGTTGAGCCGCACTTCCCCCATACGAAGCTGGATGGCGCTGCAATCCTGCAATCAGGCGTGCCCATCGTCGCACTGACGTTGAGATACGACAGAATTGATAATTATTGGTTTACTTTGCTTCATGAATGCGCCCATGTGATAAAGCATCTTTCGGAAGACAACAGCCTCATTCTTGACGATTTTGAATCCGAAGCTGTTGATGCAAGAGAACACGAAGCTAATATCCTTGCTCGTGATGCCGTTGTGCCTCTTGAGACATGGGAGAATCATAAAATAACGAAGGTAAAGCACCCCAAGAAGGATCATGTCATTGGCCTCGCAAGTCAGATGGAGGTTCATCCTGCGCTGATCGCTGGGCGTGTTCGATATGAAAGAAAAAAATACAATATTTTTTCAAACCTTGTTGGGAATCGGGATGTGCGTAAATTATTTGCTTAA